AGCAGCTATAGCAACGAGCTCTGCTGCCTGGTGCTGCTCTGCTTGCCccatctgcctgcctgcctgtccgAGCCATGGAGGTGGGGGCAGTGGGGGACCCCCGTGGGGTctggggggacaccccagcagGGACCTATGTTGTCCCTCACAGGGTAAGTTCTGTGTTTGGATCTGTGGGATAGTCTGGGCTCATGAAGGTAGGGTGGGAAAAATGGGATagggtgggaggagagaggggcTGGGGTTGGGGTTTTGGGTGGGCACTGGTGTCTGGGACAGCAAAGCTGctctttgcaaaatgttttcctgctccctgcagaccCCAGGGCCCTGGGGAGGCCATTTCTGTGCAGGGACAtgtccccaggggtggggacttACAAGGAGTGCAATTCATCCAGGCTTGCAGGGCTGCACCCCTGAAAAGAGAGGAGCCAGTGCAAgccaccccctcctctggggctCTCATCCCTGCTCCCCCCGGGGCCAGCactgctcccctccctgccaccagctcctgtcccctctcctccctggctgCCACATTAACAGCACTAAATTAAACCAAGAGTGGGAGATCCCTGGggttttccttcccctcctgcctttCAGCTCCAACCTGAGCGATCTTCCCATGAAGCCGTGGCAGTGCCCCAGCAGCCGGTGGTGATCCTCCAGCAGCTTCCTGGGACCATGGGTGCCCTGACCCCCGTCACCAGACCCTCGCATGTCCGGGGAGGTGCGTGATGGTAGATGTCGCAGAGGTCAGCGATAAAACCAGCTTAACTtcatcctcttctttttttcccagccttttCAAGGatgaggggcaggcaggggggttGTGCCCACCCCCTGCAGCCTTGCAGGGCTGGCTACACTGTGCTTTGATGGCTGCTTTGCCCCATGGGATGCCATTTTTGGTGGTTTTACCAACCTTGAAGTCTGGGCTGGATTTGGCCATACCAGGATACTCCCAGGGAATGGTTTTGGACTGCTTTTTGAAATCCACCTCTCTTTGTTCCCCAAAACACCATTTCATGTGGGTGTAGGGAGCATCACCAGGGAAAGCCAGGGTGATACAGGCTTCTTGACCATGCTAGGTGGGACCAAAGTAGGACACATGCCAGCCCCAGAGCCCATGGGATGTGCAGGCAGGAGCAAAGACCAGCTGTCTATAGGGGCTTCACCCAAACTTGTGCAACCCAGGATCCAACAATCTGGACTGGGAGAGCAAACAGCAGAGACGGAGGGGGCCTGTGGTCCCTGGGACATGGCATGGGTGAAGCTGTGCAGCGTTCCTGGGAGGGGGGAAGGTTGAGCTGTCTTTAAAAATCCATGGAGGAAAGACCACGCTGAAAATTGGTGTGGAAAGAAAACGGAGACCCCAGCCTGGCCCCTCGCAGCCCTGTAGTGGGGACTGGCTGCCTTTCCAGTGGGATGGGTGGGATCCATTAAGAGCTGCCAGCCTTCGCGTGCTTTCTCCTCCCAGTTCAATGCCTGGCTGCTGGCCCGCTCCCTCCTCGTGGCTCTGGCTCCGGCCACCTCCTGGGTTGTGCTGTAATGCTCCTCACTGGAGGGCCAGCTGCCTCATGGGTGCCCTGGGACCCTATCCCTGCAGCTGTGAAAGCATTTTGGGATCTGGCACATGGGGCACGGGAATGCCCAAACCCTTTTTCACCCAGGCTCCAGCTAACAGGGGCTCACAGGTCTCATGCAAAGCCAGCAGGATCTCAGAGACATCCCCTCCAGGAAGTTTACAGGCATTTTGCAGGGGAACTTCATGCCTGCAGCAAACAGGGATGTTCGAAGGGGGTTGCAGAGCCAGACGCTGCGCTTCCTCTGCAGCCGGACTGCCCTCAGCAACCGTCCTGTGGCTTGGGCGTCCAGCCAAGGGGACTGGCAGGTTAACCTGTACGTGCACAGCCGCTCTGGGTCCAGCTCCTTGTGCAGAGCCATACAAGGGCTGAGGAGGCTCTAAGCATCCCCAACCTGCTCCTTTCCTGGACCCAGCTCCATAGATGCTTGCTTCTGGGAATGGAGATCAGCCCCCATGGTCCggccccagctcctgccacctTAGGGGGTTTCTGAGCTCCCCTGTGCTGACGTGGTGCAAAGCAGAGCTGACCCTGGCACACTCCCCACGTGGTGCCACCCCGAGGACACTTGCCCAGTGCCAAGGCAGAGCCTTGCCAagctgctgagtgctgccagAACCGGAGCAATTCTCCTCCAAATGGGTGGAAAGTCTGATGCCTCCAGCACCACTAATCACCTTTTGTGAGCAGCCTTCAGCAAGCCAGACCAGATGTTTAATCACatttgcagagaagaaaaggctAAAATATGTCTATTTTAAAGCTTTAgccaagcaaaataatttttaaatgccacATGGGCCTTCCaaattggggtggggggagtcTGGCTTAGCTCCCACTGCTTGGGCACAGGGACAAGCCTTGGTGCCGCCCCATCCCAGGCACTCATCCCATGGCCGCATTTCTCATGCCCTTGCTCTGATCTCTGACACAGAACCCCTTACTCTCTGGCAGATTTAATCAAGTTGATGATGCTTCAAAACTCCCAAATGCACCAGGTGGTGATGAACAGCCTGGCTGTATCGGCACTGACATCCTTTGGGTTCGGGCCATCCCCAGCCACTGCCCAGGTAAGGGTCAGGGACGCTGGATGGGCAAAGGGACCACAGATCCAAAGAGAACCAAAGGACCAAAAGGACCAAAGAGGTGGGCAAAAGGACCTTTCCAGAGCTGCTCAGGAGAGTGGGATGACTGTGTCCTGCTTTGGCACAGTGTGGGACACCTCTGGGCACAGAGGCTGGGTGGTCTCAGCCCAGCTCAGTCCAGGCTCTGCAGCTCCTTGGGGGTTTGGGGTTCTTTGTGCTGGTTTgacccccagctctgccagcacagatTGCATCCAGGCTTTGGAGGTAATTTAGCCCAGCTGGGAAGATCCAGGACCCTCCCTGAATGCTGCAGCATGGACAGGGTAAAGCGCTGGGCCGCAGCGGCAGAGCAGTGAGGCTGAGCACTTTTCATTAGGCAGGATGGCTCTGCAAGGGCTTTCGCTTAAAAATCCATCTCAAACCAAAATCATATTAAACATTTCATCTCCGTCGGGGGAAACAAATGCTGCTTTCTCAGCGGGGGGAGATCTGGGCTGCAGGCAGTTGCCTTGCTCACTGCCAGCTGGCATCTCTAGGCATGCACCCTCCTGTGCTGCCCGCCCAGTGCCCACCAGTTCACCATGCTGGCCAAGACTGGACCCTGCCTGTTGCATCTCAGTGGCTGGATCAAACGGGTTCTTCCCAGCAGTGTTCTGAGGTCCCATCTGTGGGTCTGTCACCTCCCTTTGTCCCCAGCAGCCAGGTTCCCACACTGGCTGACCACAGGGCTTTGTGTGGGTTCAAGCCCACCCAGCCTGACTCTGGGAGAATCGAGCCATGCTGGCAGCATCACAGCCAAATGCGGCTCCGTGGGAACACTTGCTGGTGCTTTGGGGAGCAGTGCCCCAGGGAGACAGCTGCCGAAAGGGGCCTGACACAGCCCTGCCTTTTGTTCCTCCCTGCAGGTGATGGCAGTACCTTTGCAGaccagagaggaagaggaggctgtggTTTTCCACCATCACTATGTCCCCTGCCCCAGTCCTGCTCCTATCCTGGAGTGGTCAGTCCCAGCGCAGGATCGGGGATGGGCAGCTGTGCGGTACCTGGGTGCAGGCTCGTTAGCGGAGGATGGGGAGGTGTGAGTAATGAGGGTGCTTTGTGCCACCCCGTGTGGGGCTGCATGCGCATCTCTGTGGCCCCTGGTGTAACAGGACTTTCAGCCCAAGCTGGGACACAAGGGGCGATGCCAGGCTGGCACTTACTCCTGTCCTTGCTCCTCTCCAGCAGTGCAGtgcccccccctccaccccccagtgccacagggacagtgggggcCAACATTCCACCGGCATCAGGTAAGGACATGTTCTCCCCATGTCCTTCAATGGGGGACATCTTGCCCTCAAGCATGCATCAACTGGGCAGCCCCCATTCGAAGGCTgagccctccccaccccctccacccATTGGATCCTGGGATGACCCTTGCACATCCTGCAGGTCCCCCTTTCCCTCCACAGAGTACTACGACGTCGTGGAGGAGAGGCTGTGAGCTCCATGCTTCCCAAGATGGTTTCTCCTGCACATCCCAGCCCTTGAACCCAGAAGATTCTGCAAGTGCTCAGCGTGGGTGCTCCACAGTATGCATAGTTTTGGGGTAGCTCGCCGGGAGGAAGCCAACATCCCCAGCACATTTGCTTCCTCCTGGTGAGCCACCCCAAATCAGGGGGTGTCATGAAGCCTGTCATCAAATCCCAGGTGACAGTGTGACCCCAAACAGGGACAGGCTTTATCTCTCTACTCTGCAGAGAACTCATCCCCAGAAGGTTAGGCGTGACATCCCAATCCTGGCTGGACAACATGTCTCTGCCAAGGCATGAGGACTCTGTGGCACGAGCTGTGCTGTGTCCCTGTGGGTGAGGGGGTGTGGGTAATGCCAGCCCAGGTGGTCCTGGTCTTCATTAGTCCCTTCAGATCTCAATGCAGCACATTGCTTgtaattaatttgctttgttaAGAAAGCGCCCTGCTGTCACTAATTAAGCATCTGTAATTACCCAGACTGCTGGCTTTGTGCCTGAGTGCAGGGCTCCCTCCAAGCTGGGGGGACGTGAGCCTCTTGCACCTGGGGGAGGGGGTGTATATCAGTGCCTGATGCCAGTACTGGGGCAATGCAGGGGGCTGCTGATGGTTggtgctgggaagcagagtgGGATGCTCCTGGCTGAGCACAGCACTGGGAGAGCTGGATCTGGCCTGCAGCTTGTTTCTGGTGGGGGTGCAGTCAGGGCAGCAGCCTGATAAAGGGGAATCAGCATGGGATTCCCTCAGACTCAGTGTCCCCTCTGCTTACCTGGAAAAAAGGGACAGATGCATTTTGGGTGCCGGAAGCTGTCCCCTGCCTCTGCTACTTCCCCAACCCCGTGTGGGGGTGACAGCCCTGCTCTGACCCCAGTGGGGTTACAGGCCAGTTATCAGGAGGCTTTGCCTTAGCAGCAAAGCTCCTGGCAGGAGACTTCAGGGCTGGTGGTCATCTGGAGCTCAGAGCATGCAGAAAGATGGTGCCCAGGCAGTTGCACCTTAAatcccctccttctgcccccaTTGGGCATGAGGACTGCCCT
This window of the Strix uralensis isolate ZFMK-TIS-50842 chromosome 22, bStrUra1, whole genome shotgun sequence genome carries:
- the PRR29 gene encoding proline-rich protein 29, coding for MEVGAVGDPRGVWGDTPAGTYVVPHRLQPERSSHEAVAVPQQPVVILQQLPGTMGALTPVTRPSHVRGDLIKLMMLQNSQMHQVVMNSLAVSALTSFGFGPSPATAQVMAVPLQTREEEEAVVFHHHYVPCPSPAPILEWSVPAQDRGWAAVRYLGAGSLAEDGEVSAVPPPPPPSATGTVGANIPPASEYYDVVEERL